The genomic DNA TTTTGTGTTCAAatagttttatttcttattcttattttttttcttttttttagaatcttaattaggaaaaaattgtgaaaatagGGCATTTTGTTATACAAAGTTACTGTCATGTTATTAATCTTATAAATTTTCATAGATTTTTTTTCCTAACTTCtacgtgtgtgtgtgcgtatatatatatatataatatacttcttttattctcttttgCAGCGTGTGGCTAATTAGCCAGTATGTGTATAATTTAAGTGGTGGTGCAAAAAGCTAGCTAGCTCCATACAACACCCccccactctttctctctcctcactTTCGAGGACTACAAATTCAGGCCTCGTCCTCAGTTATCCGCCATGCTAAATCTCTTCAAACCCATATCCGTCTCCTCCCTCTCAATCTCAAACCCACAAAACTGTTCATTTCGATCCAAACCCACAAATTCCCTCTTCTAGTTTCCCCCCTCTGCTTCTGCTCTGCTAATTATAGCATCATCAGAAGCTTTGATTTATTGTTTCTTATTCTAACAATATTACCATGTCTAAAGTAGTTTTTAAATCTTGTCTTGAGatccagcagcagcagcagcagctcaTGGAAACAAGAACCCTGAAGCTCAAACTGGCTTCCCCAAAGCCATCCTTCTTTGAATCCTTCGGCGAAGAGAAGTCCCATTATCCAGAAACCTCGTCGTGCTATGTTCATCCTATGGCCAAGAGATCTCTATCCCAGCTCAGCCACAAAAGCCTGGAGCTTTGTACCGAAAACTTGGGCTCTGAAACTGGAAGCGATATCTGTGAAAGCAGCATTTTTTCGATCTCTTCACCGGTCGGAGAAATTAGTCCAGCGAAGGCACGGCAGGAGATGGAGTCCAGcaggaaagaaataaagaattcTCGCAGTTTCCCGCCGCCATTGACCACGATGGTCGGCGGCTCAAGCTCCCTGCAAGTCAGGCCTCACCGGGTCGACGGCAGACTGGTCATCGAAGCCGTTGAGGTCCCGCCGGCGCACACTCATCTTCAAGCTGAAAGAATCCATGGCCGCCTCAGGCTAAGCTTTTGGAAAGATTGCAGTTctagtgaagaagatgaagaagctgAAACCGAAAATAATGAAGCTAgtcacgaagaagaagaagaagaagaagaagaagaagaagatgctaTTGCAGAAACAGATGAGTTGTTCGAATTCGAATtccacgaagaagaagaagaagaagaagaaggtgaaggAAGGGATGTAAATGGAAAGTGGGAGGACATGGAAGGGAATAGTTTGGAAGTCGGGGTTGAAATGGGAATTAAAGAAAAGTTTCAAAGACCAAGCAGGTGCAAGGACGGACGGCCTGACGGCAAACGGATATATAGGGTGCCCTTTTGGGTGGCTACTTCCTAAAGCCTCCAATTTGTAGCCCTTTTTTGCCCTTTTCCCCCATTTGTCATTTACCCTTTTTGTCCccctttgttttttaattaattccctCTCTTTCCATTAATGCTTACACCGGTAGTTTTTATCGTTACtcagcttctctctctctctctctctctctctctctcaaaaagTTCATATAATTAACCCATGCTCAAGTTTTAACTCATCACAGTTCTAAATTGGTATTAATCAGGGTATCCTCTCGGCTTTAAAAAAGTCTGAATATTTTGATGAAAACATAAGTTAATTATGATCTTTTATCACCGGATCAGTACCAATCGGTTCCAACTGAGCAAAAGATTCTCAGTGGTGGGAATGTATAGAGTGCGCTCAGCAATGGAATATACTTTTGAGTTTTGACATTCATGCTGCAGCTGCCTCTAGACGGGTTCACAAAACGCAGACAGAAATTAAAGTTAATTCGACGTGTCGACAGAGACAAGCACACAACGAAGCAATATATATGAAAGCTCGATATTGAATATATACCTCGTCGTGTAAGTCATTGTCTGACTGTGTTCTCCATGCATGGCTTTGCCATATCCAACAACATTAATATGCTTAGCTAAGCATGTGGGTGTTTTCATTTGTTATCTGTTgttcacacatatatatatatatatataattaagctatgattaaattattataacaacctggccatgggattttgacaaaattttcCTACGTTTGAGAACAAACAACTCATCATTGAACTGGGAGATTAATTAGTCAATAATACGATCGATTAGTGGCGGCTTGAGATCAGCAACGCTAGCTGCAAGTATCTTAAACAGTCCATGGATTATGGGAAAcggtatatacatacatatatatatgtatataagaaaacaattaatcagcactatatatatgtgcatgacACAAAGgctttttatattaataattaattctaaGTAGTTTAATAAAACCATtggtatatataaatattgatgAATCGCATATCGTGTACGTACATCTGTAATACAATTAATTCTAGGTACGTTGCCATTGATTAGCATTAGGTCAAAGCCAAATATATAGTTGCTCTTTTTGTACCTAAACCGAGTTGTTGCTGACTTGTAGCCCAAGTTGACATTACACTGGCCACCATTAACccatgagaaattaattagtgGTTTAGTAGTTTTGTGATAAGAGTAGACTAAATTATAAGCCAAATGCTACGTCTTTTCTCCCAGTTTTCCAACCCGCATTATCTGTCTTTTGTTTATGTCGGCTAAACTCTtttcttaaaattgaaaatCCTCGTAACGCTCCACACGTACAAATTAACAACCTCGTAGCCCTTATATTAGtaacattatttttcaaatgaatgCTTGTTAATTAGGTTAATCaacattaattattatagtACTGAATATAACTACTTATGGGCAACTTCTGTAACGAGATTAAGTCTCTTATGCTAGTGATAATCAAATTAAGTTTCATCttagaaatttcaattttattaaaataaaaataattgaggaTGCTGTtgctttaaatttatattaagaaatgaaaatgattatatatattctgctaccaagcaagcaagcaagcaagcggGGGCGGAGCAATCTGGGCAACTTGGATGCTACGGGGTTGCAGAAAGCATGGAAATTAGCTAGCTAACGTGCGTAGTACCAGAGAGAAGTGCAGATTAATTGATGGGCAGGGGATCACTTTGGAGATATGGTACAGTACATGTGATGGCAGCATAATCTAACACCAAGGATTTGTACCAGACCCGTACACTTTCTGGGGGACCAAATTCCCCACCTAATACTAGCACTGTGTATTATATATGCccatttcttaaaaaaaaaaatatatactgtaactatttttttatacccaaattaaaataattttaatatataaacaatatattacttataaattattttaatagataatgctacttttttttttccttaaaaaaagaaaaagaaaaagaaaataaaaatgaaaatgggaGTAAGTGTTCAGAACACGGTTCCACATGCATCGCTATGGATTGTACGCGGTGCAAGTTGGGGTTGTACGGTCCCTTTAGTGGGGCGGTGGGCGGTCTGCATGGGTCAGGGCCGCACACCATTCCACCACAAGTTACGGATATGCCCCCCCCGCCCGCACGTTAGGCGAGAGATGGAGATATTTTCCATCCAACCATGATTCCACAACAAAAagctattttcaaaattattattataatatatttaattatcctgatatatttttatttcccggagttgaatatttattttttaatggtatttttattcaagaatttggCTTATAATATTGTGAAATGATAacagtttaaataattaatttgaattatatataCTATACCCActcaatatttaataattgggcttatttgtaaagaaaaatttggtcatatatatatatccatatgtAACATGAGCTACTATATATGAtgatacttttttttaattaaacatatattaatttcatataaTTGCTTTTGCATAAAATTCACTTCAAATAGAAATAGCATCCCCTTTGTCATAATAATACCACCCATAAAAAGTTGTGACATTGTGTTCTTAGGTCGCCTTCCAAAGAGCACAAAAGGCTCAAAGGACAGATCCACTCCGGATGATGGATAAAGCAGATTTTATTTGCTTCTAAAAGCAAATATTTGGTTGACCcacagaaaaaagaagaagcaataATTACTTTTTATTGTGAACTCTATAAAGGAAATTTGTAGGGTGTTTTTGAATAGAATAAAGaaatagatttaattatttttttattctcacaagggtatttttggaataatATTCCCAAAAAACTGTTCACATGTCATGGGTTTGATCTTCATTCATATTAAGAGGAAGGAAACGTATGTTCGTGGACT from Diospyros lotus cultivar Yz01 chromosome 4, ASM1463336v1, whole genome shotgun sequence includes the following:
- the LOC127800102 gene encoding protein FANTASTIC FOUR 1, yielding MSKVVFKSCLEIQQQQQQLMETRTLKLKLASPKPSFFESFGEEKSHYPETSSCYVHPMAKRSLSQLSHKSLELCTENLGSETGSDICESSIFSISSPVGEISPAKARQEMESSRKEIKNSRSFPPPLTTMVGGSSSLQVRPHRVDGRLVIEAVEVPPAHTHLQAERIHGRLRLSFWKDCSSSEEDEEAETENNEASHEEEEEEEEEEEDAIAETDELFEFEFHEEEEEEEEGEGRDVNGKWEDMEGNSLEVGVEMGIKEKFQRPSRCKDGRPDGKRIYRVPFWVATS